Within the Thermoplasmata archaeon genome, the region TACTTCCGAGTAACCCAGTACGCCTTCAACGGCACCCTCCTCTCCCCAGTCTACGCCACTGACCGCCCCGTGCTCTCCGCCCACGTTTGCTGGGACGGACCGGTCTCTCCCACCAATACGGGCTTCGTCTTCAGCCTCCGCGCGGACCCGGGCGCTCCGTGGGAGACGATGCTCTGGAATTCAAGCGTCGAGCTCCAGCAGAGGGGTACGAGGGCCCAGTTCCGTATGGACATGACGTCCCTAGGCCTTAGGACACCCGAGCTCTATTGCGTTACGCTGACGCTGACAGCCGGGTCGCACCCGTCGGGCGTCTCTCTGGCCCTCGGGGGCGGAGCCCCCTTCTGGAGCGCCGGGGGCGAGCTCAGGGGTGCGGTCATTGTCGATTTCTTGCGGGCTCTCGCAGACTACATTGCCGCCGCCCCGGCGGACGGGGAGGGAATGGTCACCGTGCCCCTCCGGCTCTCTTCAGCGAGCGAGGGATATTTGGTGCTGCGCAACCTGACGGTGGAGTACTTCATTGGAGCACCTCCCGAAGTGCCGCTCCTCATTTCTCCGGGCGATGGTGCCTTCCTCCCTTCCCTCTCCCCGAACCTCACCCTCCGCTCCACAGACCCAGATGGAGACCCCCTCTGGTACTCTGTTGAGCTGACGCCCGAGGGCTCCGGCGTGTGGCAGCGCTTCGACCAGACTACTTCCGGAGCTGGCTGGTCTGGTGGGGAACATCCCTATCCCTCGGGCGAGAATGCAACCCTAGTCATACCCCGACACCTCGCCCAGGGAACGACATATCTCTGGAGGGCCAGATCCTTCGACGGTGCGTACTGGTCCCCATATTCTCCATCCCGCCGCTTCACGCTCGACACGACTCCGCCCGAAGGGTGGGTGAGGGACGAGGGGGAAATCACCCACGACCCCAGCCAGCTCAGGGCCGAGCTCAATTTCTCCGACCCAGAGTCCGGCGTCGAGCTATTCGAGGTCTCCATCGGCACATCGCCCGGGGCCACGGATGTTGTGCCGACCATCTGCTCCAGTATTCCCGAAGTGATTGTTGATGGACTCTCATTGGAGGACGGCCCAATCTATTACATCAACGCAAGGGCCCGGAACAGGGCCGGTCTGTGGTCAGCGTGGGCCTACTCCAACGGAATTCGATACCACCTGCCGGATGCGGAGAGGGTCGGAATAAGGATAGAGTCCCCTTCCGATGGCAGCGTTCTGAGCGGCACTGTGGATGTCTGCGGGACAGCTTGGAATAGGGACGGCTGGGGTTCTCTGGCCCGCGTTCAGGTCAGAGCGGGACAAGCTCTGTGGAGGTACGCTACAGTCTCGGGCGAGGGCTGGCTCCGCAACTGGAGCATCGCGCTCGACACAACCTCCCTTGCTGATGGGAGCCAGACTATTCAGGCCAGACTCGTGCAGGACCTGATAACGGGTGGTGTGCTCGCTTTCCACAGTGTTAACGTGACCGTGGTCAATCAGGGCCCGATGCCCGAGCTTGGCGCCGATTTCTCGCCGCCCGGAAATGTGACGATATTGGAGAACGAGAGCGTCGAGTTCTCGGTCGTAAACGCCACGCTCCCTGTGACCTACACATGGTTCGTGGACGGCGAGGTCAGGGCCGCGACCACGAACAGGTTCTTCTATAGGCCCTCCTACACATCCGCGGGCGCGCACACCGTGACCGTCGTCCTAAGCGCTGGCGTCGTCTCGCTGCGCCACGAATGGAACGTATTGGTGGTCGACGTGAACCGGCCCCCAGTAGCGATAATCACGGAGCCCACGGGCCGCGAGAGGCTGGAGACGGGCAGGCAAATTCTCTTCGACGCCTCGAGGAGCTACGACCCAGACCCGGGAGACAACCTCACGTTCCGCTGGGAGCTGGGCGACGGCGTGGTCCTCGAGGGCCGCGCGGTCCAGCACGCCTACACCAGGGCCGGGGAGTTCAGGGTCATTCTGATAGTTTCCGACGGCAGAGCCGAGGCCACGGCGGAGGTGGAGCTCACCGTTCTGGAGAGGCCAAGGACCATTGCGCAGGAACCGGCGGACCTATCCCGTCTCGCCGTGCCCCTGCTCCTGCTACTGGCACTGACCACCTTCTCGGCCGCGAGCGCCTATTTCGCCCGTAGGGCGCTAATTGAGAGGAGAGAGGCGCGGCGCAGGGCCGAGGCAATGAAGCCCATCAGGATAGACCTGGGGCTGGAGGAATTCCTGGATGAGTCGCTCGGCCGCCGGAGCTCTCCGAGGGACAGGTTCCTCGACGACGATGAGGCGCCGGGATTCAGGGAGCTGACGCCGGATGCTCTTGCCGGCCTTCCAGAGGCAGAGACCGAGCTCGTCGAGGAGCCCCCAGGGACCCGGACAGAACCGGTTGACGAAGGGGGGGGTGGGGGAGGTATGGACCGCAATAGAGAAGGGTCCTTGGAGGACGGTAAGGCTCACGGC harbors:
- a CDS encoding PKD domain-containing protein; the protein is MRAMRGAEPGPNALAKAAALLLCALLIPSAPFRMTVEAGRVVLNNFSGGNSSVETYFPAAGEIEAASIRIPKVASLQRACVTVEGRPRLENRTIVLDSRDDFAACELRNLDINSTQGSLRLLRREGLGDEFSASSLDPKWSWFNEPPEWDVNSTRAGHLHMVSARNTQFHGDEDNGHIVYQVLNGSFMLETKLVSTPTKNYEKAGLVVRHDAGNYVLLKYQNNTGKTVQVAVKEAGSMWNDMTRSISATSPIWLRLEKDNRTFTSSYSNNGNSWTPHFQWYVTIADPVMVGLFVADGNAGTNYTADFDYFRVTQYAFNGTLLSPVYATDRPVLSAHVCWDGPVSPTNTGFVFSLRADPGAPWETMLWNSSVELQQRGTRAQFRMDMTSLGLRTPELYCVTLTLTAGSHPSGVSLALGGGAPFWSAGGELRGAVIVDFLRALADYIAAAPADGEGMVTVPLRLSSASEGYLVLRNLTVEYFIGAPPEVPLLISPGDGAFLPSLSPNLTLRSTDPDGDPLWYSVELTPEGSGVWQRFDQTTSGAGWSGGEHPYPSGENATLVIPRHLAQGTTYLWRARSFDGAYWSPYSPSRRFTLDTTPPEGWVRDEGEITHDPSQLRAELNFSDPESGVELFEVSIGTSPGATDVVPTICSSIPEVIVDGLSLEDGPIYYINARARNRAGLWSAWAYSNGIRYHLPDAERVGIRIESPSDGSVLSGTVDVCGTAWNRDGWGSLARVQVRAGQALWRYATVSGEGWLRNWSIALDTTSLADGSQTIQARLVQDLITGGVLAFHSVNVTVVNQGPMPELGADFSPPGNVTILENESVEFSVVNATLPVTYTWFVDGEVRAATTNRFFYRPSYTSAGAHTVTVVLSAGVVSLRHEWNVLVVDVNRPPVAIITEPTGRERLETGRQILFDASRSYDPDPGDNLTFRWELGDGVVLEGRAVQHAYTRAGEFRVILIVSDGRAEATAEVELTVLERPRTIAQEPADLSRLAVPLLLLLALTTFSAASAYFARRALIERREARRRAEAMKPIRIDLGLEEFLDESLGRRSSPRDRFLDDDEAPGFRELTPDALAGLPEAETELVEEPPGTRTEPVDEGGGGGGMDRNREGSLEDGKAHGKGGP